The region TGTGTGTGTCTATTGTATGTATTGACATCTGTGTCTGTGCATGTCTTTGAGTGCATCTCTGTGTCTGGATGTGTCTCCATGTGTGCATtggttgtgtgtctgtgtgtgtgctgagtTATTCTGCACATTTAGAAAGAGAACGTATTTTCTTTATGTCAGAACAGCTCAGCGCATTGGCCGCTAGCCTCACATGTCTAGTAAGCACTGCATGCCCATGATGATGCCAATAGATAGTGCAAGTCCTCGAGAAGGAGGCAGCCACAGAAGAAGTTATGATTTCTGGAGCAGGAGGGGGCCTTGCACAATGGGGTTCCCCACTCTCAAGAGCCCCTGGCTCTTGTcaagggggagaggaggacaaAGGCACAGGTTGGAGTGAGCAGTGTTGGACCAGTGAACTGGGTTCACATCCTGGCACTCCCTTTTGCATGCTGGGTCACCCTAGACAGACTCAGttttctttctgggcctcagtttcctcatgggaAATAAAATGAAGGTAGGTGAGAAAAGTCTGGAAGTCCTTCCAGGAGCTGGTGGCCTGTTCTCTGTCTCAGGGCAAGCACGGCAGTGGGAGAGCAGGAGGATGCTAGTGCATGAATGTACAAATGAGAGCTCTGGAGTGGTGGGGGGACTGGGGGAAGCTGACTTCTCttctgcaggacttctcagagcctttaagaTGTTTACTAAAGAAACTCAAGTTGTGGCAGGCTGCGGGGTTCTCAGTTCACTGGCCACAGAACCTCTGCTCCTTTTTGGAGCACCTCGTGGGGCTTCTGTTCAGCTAAACAGTGTGTGAGGAACGCACAACCCCTggcgctgccccacccccaggccctgctggcctTACACACCCTCTCTGCTGGGGGTCCCCTTGTTCTCCACATCGCAGGGAAGGAACTGGTACTCTTCCTGCGCCCGAGGTCCCTGCTGCGCCTCAGCGCTGACCTGGAGGCCTTGGATCTGCAGGGCCTCCTGCCAGACCGGACGCTGGCCCGGGAGTCCGTGCTGTCCACGGACAGTGGCATTGAGCGGGACTTTCCTCTGGGGGCCGAGGAGCCGCCCACGACCGGCAGCCCGGAGATGGAGCACGCCGGACTGCAGCGCAAAGGGGGCATCAAGAAGCGGGTGTGGCCCCCGGACATCTTGATGCCCGGCAGCTGGGATGGGCCCCCGGGGCTGCACCGGAGGACGGGCAGGCCCAGTGGGGATGGAGAACTGCTGCCCGGTGTCTCCCGGCTGCACACGGCCCGGGTGCTAGTGCTGGGCGACGACCGGATGCTCGGGCGCCTGGCCCGGGCCTACCACAGCCTCAGGTAGGGCCCTAGAGGGgcggcagggggcagggctggggggcatgGGTGGGTGGTGAGGGACCTAGGAGTGGTTGGGGAGgaccaggaggcagagctggggtaaGATGGGGGAGGATGGTGTACAGTGCACCCGGTCTGTAGATGAGAAAACGGGCTCAGAAAGATTAGGTAAATGGCCCAGAGTCATGAGATAATAAAGGGCGGGGCAGAACATGGAACCGAGTCTGCCTGCAGCCGGAActcctgccctcacccctgcGCTCTGCTGCCCTTTGCCAGGAAACGGGAGACCCAGATGTTCTGCCTCACCCCACGACTGAGCCTGCAGCTCTACTACATCCCTGTGCTGACGCCTGAGGTGGCTGGTCatggaggggagggcgggggcgtgggggggggggagaggagtGGTAGGAGCAGGGGTGTGGGTTAGGGGCTAGGCAGGGACCCAGGGCAGCCTGGCCTCCCCTGGCCCAGGAACTGGGGTCACCCTGCCTTGGGATGTGGATCTGGAAGAGACCGACGGGGTCTCCTGTTCCAGAAGCCATAGACATGGGCCTGTGGGCTGACTGTGGCCAGAGAGGTATTCTCTCACAGTGGCAGCTGCGGGTTCCtggttttcattttgcttttctaattGGATTAATTTCAAGCTTCTGGGAATTTCAGTCAGTGAAAGCCCATTGGTCTGCTGGGGGAAAGGAAGGCCCGCCTGTGGCTTTTCATTTCTGTTGCCCACTCTGCCTCTTACTGGGACACCTTAAATTCAAAGCAACACTTGTCTCTCCGCTTTTAAGGCTGACGATTATGTCTCAATGTCCCTGGCAAGTGGCCCTCAGAGAAGGGTATTCTGGCTTCATCTGAGACATAACAGAGAACAGTGTTTCCATGGTGTACAAACGGCCACAAGAGGCTGACATTTGATCACATTCCTGAAGCTGGTTTTGCCTAGGACTGGTACCTGGGGGCCCCTCCGGCCAGGAAGCGTGCCGGAGAGAGGGCCTGATGGGTGCGCCTCATCCCTTTATCCTCAGACACTGGCATCGTCCAGGCACTCGGAGCTCGGAGAGCTGGCTGCCTTCCTGGGCCGGGCAGACCCGTGGTACGAGAGCACCATCAATACCCTGTGCCCGGCCATCCACAAGCTGGCAGAGATGGTAGGGGCGGAGAGGgtaggagggtgggaggggtcaTTTCAGATAATACCCTTGTCCTTAGGCCTCGGGAGTCACTCTGAGGGGCCCCATGGTTGGAGGAAGCAGGGCAGGAACGCAGGAGACAACTCCAACCAGCTGGTGGTTGGGGTCTACTCGGAACACACACCAGGCACAACAGCCCTCCAGTCCACGGGTTCTGCATGTGCAGATTCAGCCAGCCTGGAGTGGGCGATACTCAGGAAGAACAAGTTATGTTGTTGCTGACATGTACAGTGTTGTTAGGCCTCCAATGGTGACATCCATCCTGAACATGTAGCAGGCTCTTCtccttgtcattattccctaagtAGTACAATGTGacaactatttacatagcatttccACTGTATTAGGTATTATATGTAACCTGGAGATGCCTTGAAGTGTATGGGCAGTTGTGAGTAGGTTACATGCAGATACTGAGCCACTTTATATATGGGGACATAGGGGAACCCGCAGGTTCTGGTACCCACggggtcctggaaccaacccCCTGTGGATTATGAGAGATGACTGTACTTCAGACaaaaccactgtggaaaagatGAAGTAAAACATCCTTTCATAAGTATGCAGGCCAGTTATATTCCTTCTCTTGTGAGTTTCCAGTGATGATTTCTCTGTGATGATAATAGGTGGTGCTTCCTGAGCACTCCACGTGCCAGCTGCGGTTCTAAACATTTACGCACAGCCTCCTTACCAGGTAGATCCTCACGTTGGCAGGTGCtgttttctccatgtcctcattttacagacccagcagcccaggcacaGAGAGCCTAGGGAACTTGCCCCAAGTGGAGTCCCACTTGGAGTCGGGCAGCTTGATTCCAGAGCACATCTCTTAAACACAAACCGTAGCACGGCCCTAACCCCAGCCAGTGGTGGGAAGCTGGTCTTTTACTGCTTTGAAAAGGCCTGGATATATTACAAGAATCTAATCCTTTTTGCATTGTGTGTGTTGCAGATGCTTTATTCCACTTGGTCATTTGCCTATCAATCATGTCAGTAGGGTTTTTTGATCATCGAAAGCCtaatatttttatgtagtcaCACACAGCTTCGAGAGGACTACTCTACTGAGTAATTATATCCAAGATTAAGCAAATATTCACTGATAATTCACTCCAATACTTTTAATATCCCAATAGTTACATTTAAATAACCTATCTGCAATTAATTTCAGTGTTTAGTAGGAAGTATGTACCACagtttgccatgtataatgtatacatttttgcccaaatttttgagggaaaataaggatgctcattatacatgggtagtactaattctgtatctgtataaatgtttttaattcttttatttatgcttatgcattaaaagtataactctagaaagcaataatgatatttgtatgcaaaataataccttggaatataataatcaattttgtttcaaaatataaataattgagtttaaaaattatattgaaagatttctttcctgcaagtttgggcccaaaatgtgtgtgtgtattgtacaTGAGAGTACAttaaacatggcaaaatatgataattttattttttccaaatattaaacCAGTTTTCCTAAGCTATTTATTGCATAAACCATCTTGCCCATCAATCTGAAAtgccatttttatcatttattaaagtCTAACATAtgcttgagtttatttctgggcacctATTTTTTCTCATTGGTCTATTCAGTCCTGTACAAATtctcacttttatattttaataactgtcaGGGTAAGTCTACCCCATAACTCCTCTTTCTCAAAACTTCTCAGAATGCGCTTATTTATGTTTCCAGATaaactttagaatttttttttcattttatttttatccctttgggattttgatagaaatttGAAGGAGAATTAGTATCTCTAGCATATTAAGCCAACTCTCTGAGACTGTGATAGATCTCTTTATTTGTTGAATCTTCTTGTGTATTCTTCCGGGTAGCAGTACAGTTTTCAGCATATAGATTTTATCCATTTCTCGCTAAATCTGCCCTCGTGTTTAATGGTTTTTTTCTTGAGCTGTGGTTGGTATCTTCCTCCCATGTTTTTGGACAATAGTTACTGCTAGTATAAAAGGTTcctattaatttttatgtatttattttcaaactgACCCTTCATTTTGCTTTATTGCCTGATTGATTGGGGTTCTTCTTATTGCTTTTATTTGAATGAAGATGTTGTGGGCATCTTTTCTGGATTACTGCATATCTGAAACTGTCTGCATGTACCTAGAAGACTGTTTAGCTGGGTATTAAAATACCTTTTCCTTGAAACTTGGAGGATATTACAGGAAGAACATCAGATGTAGGTTTCATTTATGTGCCTTTATTGGTAGCTTTTCTCCATGTGATTACACATATAAGATTTTGAGTTTTCCCTGCTCTCTTTCTCTTATAATTAACAATTTGCGTGACCCTTATACTTACTCCAAAAGCAGTTTCCACATGAAGAGACGGGAAACAGTGTGAGCAATGCAGCATTATTAGAATAAGTTGATAGCTCCTCAGCATGATCCTTTTGAAGGGACCAGTATTTCAGAGGACCAGATATGAAAATCCAAAGAGGTATTATGGGACCATATACAAGATGGATTGAATAAATTCTGAGCTTCTTTCCAACCCTGATACTCTCAGGTTCTATGCAGACATTCTGTTCTCTTCACCTAAAATACCCAGTCATTGTGCTTCAGAATTGTGTATGGTTGGGAAGGCCTGTAGGACATGGCACTAGTCCTTTCCcaataacatataaaaatcaactagTTTGTTAACATGTTCAGATACCACAAGAACTGAAAGACACATCAGATCATCTGGTTCAACCTCTCATGCCCAAGGTCAGCGAGTAGCTAACCCAAACCTAGAGCCCAGTCAAACTCTCCCCTCGTCAGTCATATCGTGAAGCACCTTGTCTGCCCCCcaagcacccagcacagtgtctTACTCCTGGAGATGCCCACTATGTCTCTgtgcagttaaaaaaattaatcagagTCGCTGGGGAGGTGAGACCTTGGACAGGTGTATTGGGTGGTAGGAAAGGCTTGGACTGTGCCTAAGGGCCATCAGGGTTAGTGCATCACAGGGGATATGTGGAGGCTTTGGAGCTTCTCCACTAAAAAACGTAGCACCATCCGTGGTAACATGGAAGGAAGTCACTAAAAACATGCTCTGTCCCTCAcagcctccctccctggacaCATCCCGGAATGTAGACCCCTTCATCCTCGATGTCATCACCTACTATGTTCGCATGGGCACCCAACCCATCTATTTCCAGATCTACATGGTCAAGGTAGGCTCTCCACCTGTGTCGCTGCCTGCTGTACCCAGGGCCCCACAACCTAAAGACCTGTCTCTGGGCAAACGCAGCTTACCAGGGTGAAAGTCATAAACTCACTCAGAGACTCTTGGTTGTCAATTTTATCTTCTCAATCTCTGGATTTCTGTGAGCAGCTGCAGACTCATTTCTAATGGCCACTTCTGCCTCTCGCTTCCTAGCTTACCAAACTTTTGTTTTCCACTTGGCTTCCTGTGGTAGAtcttttctttattgctttcctGATTTTGACCTAAATGAGGGATTTAGGGTCTTCCCttgattttcaaaatgcaaaccaaaacaacacaaaatagacaaatgataaaacaaatgcTCAAAGGTCCTTGGTAAAGGGAGTATACATCTCAGCAACGCAAATGACAAAATTGAAGAGCAGGTAGCTGTCACTGCCCTTCAGCCAAGGCCCAGGAGCACACCTGCAGCTGAACTGAACCAGGTTTCCCGACTTGCTGCAGTGAGGGGACCACACACCATGGAGAACCACGAGGCCTCTCGGAAAGAGACTGTTAGAAAGAACTTACGGGGTCTGGCCTCCTGCTGGGTGATTTCGGAGAGGGCTCCAAGAGCAGGACTTGGCTCCAGATCAAATGCTGTCAGGCAGCAGGAATGATTCTACAACTGGGCATCTCAGTAGTTCTATTATTCTTTGACTCTAAGAAATAACAGCTGCTCCTTATTTGCTGGGATGGAAGGGTAAGGGATGTGGCCTGTGTTCAGATGCAACAGTGGCCTGGTCTAGTTTCTGTCTGGACCCAACACAGTCCCACAGCGGCCTTGCCTAACAATGCTGGCATCTGTGAAGCTGTCTGTGGTCAGCAGAACACCGAAACCTCACTGTGAGTACCAGGCCAGCTCCCGGCTTCTGACAgtcacttttttctctctccattcctatTATTTTGAGAATCCTGTGGCCACTCTTCCCCATCATTGCAACATCCTCCCTCTTGCCCTGTCCACACACCTTGCCTCACGCCTCTTTTCCTCCCTGCATCCCCCATCCCCCAGGTCTCACTGAGAACCAACCGATCAGTGGTCACTAGCCCTTCCCTTGTGCAGCCCCGAGCTTCTCTGTGCATGCCGAGGACTGTCAGGTTCTCCTTTCTGGCCCACACCCTTTCATCCTCCCCTACTGGTGTCTACAAGGGATTTTATTACCCTCCTTTATGTGAATTTGTCCCCCACTCCTGCCATCCCCATTAGTGGTGGTTACAGGGAGTTTGGGTTTCGAGAATACTTTCCTCCACTGTCTATAAATGTATTGCTGTACATATGTGCATAGACAGAGGACAGAGTCAGATCCAGGCATCACTGGATGCAGCTCAGAACCCACTGGCAGGATGGGCAGGGGGACGCTGACTTGCTTCTGTACTCCCCCAGCCACCCACAATACTCTtgggctctggggctggaggggcagctgccTCAGGCAGAGAGTGGTCTTCTCCAAcctcctcccttgctccctctctccAGATCTTCTTCAGTGACCTGAGCCAGGACTCTGCAGAGGACATTTTCCTCACCGAGCTGAAGGTGAAGATCCAAGAATCCAAATTCCCCAAAGGTAAGCATCTGCTCCCCTTTTCCAGAGCTCACCCTGGCTCAGCTGCCCCAATCACCCTTTTCAGAAAgtcctcccacctctctctgctGAACATGGTGGTGACCTTGGCCCCCTCCAAGCTCACCCAGACTGACGGTGAGCCTGGCACTCCTGAGACTCAGTGACATGGGGAAGCTGAGGTAGGGGGAGGACCTCCAACCTTTAATTCAGCCTCTTCTCGTCTTCTCTCAGATGTTTCCTCGCCCAGGAGGAGGGGTGCAGTCGAGAGCCCTGGGGCTGAGCTCTCCCTAGGCTACCAGAAGGTCAGTCAGTGGCATGGGTGTGGTCAGGAGGCATCGCTGGGTGGAAGCAGGTGTCGGAagcatgtggggtgggggagcagacaGAGCCAGAGGAACCTTCTGACCTTCCTAGGCACTGCCTGCAGTCCCCAGCTTTCAAAGGATTTTGCAGCAATGGGAGGATTATGAATGGCTCACATGTAGACTAGGAAGGGATCTAATTTAAGGGACGAGGGGGCTGTCCCCTTGCTCAAAAATGCCTTCCTGACTGGCTGACTAGATGCACTAGAGAGAAGTCCTTTGGGTCTAGAAGGCTGCACATGCCCCCAGGGCCAAGAGTGACCTGAGCCTTTATCCCGTGTCCCATTGTTGGACATTAATAACACAGGCAAGGCTcttgggcaggggctgggagcaagACTGTTGGTGTGAGGATGCATGGGGCGAGGCTCTCCTGAGGATCCCTATCTGTGCCTGcatctccctccccaggccctgctcagCCACCGGACCCGAGAGGTTACCATTTCCCTGAGGGCCACTGGGCTGGTTCTGAAGGCCCTTCCAGCCAGGGACACTGATGGTGAGGAGTTGGGAAACAGAGCAGAGGGAGAGCGAAGGGATaagcaggggagagaaggagggaggggtgagtggcAGGAGAGGTGAGCCAAGGGAAGGaagcctcccacccctccccggaATCTTGGACGTGGTGGAGCTGCTGCCCATGCTGGGCCCAGCCCGGGTctgggctgggcccaggctgcTGAGTGAAACACAGTCCCCACCCTCAGATGCTTGCCATCGAGTGGCACACGCTCTAGCGCCAGACTGCACCTCTGGAGCCTGATGAAGGTGCAGGGACCGCATGGGGGGGGGTGCAGTGGACCCCCTGCCTCTGCTTCAGGGCTGCAGAGCTAGAGTtttgtttggaaattttttattttgaatgctgTTCCATTGGGCAGGTACTTGCCAGTTCACAAAAAGCACTACTAATCCAAATTATCTAATTCTGGCTAAATATAGTTTAGATATAATATTAGATAATAATACAGTTATCTAATTGTCTAAATCTAAAATTGAGATAACAAAAGATACCAATTTATGTGCATATAATT is a window of Phyllostomus discolor isolate MPI-MPIP mPhyDis1 chromosome 8, mPhyDis1.pri.v3, whole genome shotgun sequence DNA encoding:
- the PIK3R6 gene encoding phosphoinositide 3-kinase regulatory subunit 6 isoform X3, with translation MRLLTLPSPYCTIALDCAIRLKTETAAPGTLYQRLVIAEQNLRSELYPYQERVLLFVDPELVSPSVCSALLLEIEAAQIQQTPEACMRHVVSHTLQAALGEACRTEALQRKLKASPRRALERYFHAVVAAVEQMASEPSSSRVGHLERLEEIYCSLLGPTAAARGRCGGDPLQDRPPNIPLPSPHITLHLWTDEEQLWKELVLFLRPRSLLRLSADLEALDLQGLLPDRTLARESVLSTDSGIERDFPLGAEEPPTTGSPEMEHAGLQRKGGIKKRVWPPDILMPGSWDGPPGLHRRTGRPSGDGELLPGVSRLHTARVLVLGDDRMLGRLARAYHSLRKRETQMFCLTPRLSLQLYYIPVLTPETLASSRHSELGELAAFLGRADPWYESTINTLCPAIHKLAEMPPSLDTSRNVDPFILDVITYYVRMGTQPIYFQIYMVKIFFSDLSQDSAEDIFLTELKVKIQESKFPKDVSSPRRRGAVESPGAELSLGYQKALLSHRTREVTISLRATGLVLKALPARDTDDHTCLNVSVTEVVKSSNLTGRSFSTVTNTFRAANIQIQSQDQRLMTLVLDKDNRRTFRDVVRFEVVPCPEPCSGAQKSKGLWLSSHQQEMERTRAKPKPLLMPINTFSGIVQ